CGTTTGTCTCCACGATTCTCCGCCGTTGTTGTGACCTTTGCAACTCAAaagaacaaagcagataaaccgcTTTTCCCTGTCCAGTCTGCGGGTTAATGAGCCAAACTGTGGCATGATTAATCTGTGACCTTAGCCAAGCGCCAGGAGAATTACAGCATAGATTCATTTCAAGGCTGCCGGCAGCAGTTGGAGACCTGATAGCGTccatgaccaagtcaaagtatTGATAGGTTCTGACTCCTGGTGTGGGAAATGAGACGTGCAGCATCTTTacgtttcttctttctttttccccccttccttatATTTCTGACTGGGTGTTCAGATGTCACAGGAGCTGGGAATAACGGAGAAAACTCCAGATTTTATGAATCCATACCGCACCGAGCGCGACGACGTGAGTAGCATATGGGTCCTACATTAATGGCAGTTTAAATCGGGTTGTCCACCAAACGTCATCTCATCCCAGGTGCTTCACACTGCCGAAGCTTTCAAGAAGAtcctgagggaggaagagaagaggaggagaaaagaagagaagaggaaagaaatcaGGAAGGCCCTCGCATCTCCCGCTCACGCTCTGAACTATAGCGCCGCCCCTTCAGCACGTTCAGAGAGCAGAGGCCAAGAAGATCGGCGCTCATGTACAGCTGTTCATAGGTGATCCGATGTGGTGACCGTGACGACAGAGAAGTGGCGCAGTGGCGTGAAAAAAACATATTGGTGAATTGAAAAGGAAATCTCATTTTTGATAAACTTGAGGTACTTTGGAACATAAATAGTTTTTAATATGATACAtttgttgtgactcctactctggccccacttcctcctgggcaatcagctcaaccaccaccacctgggccctctcctgcagctgcacccaatccgcccaaacgactctgcacccataaaaggtccctatgcactcaggccagtgcttgatctaactgatattttttggcaacacgtcccgtggacccagcatctctccaggctccccagcgactcctgcgtctccctgcgtcttccagcgactcctctgcaaccttcctagcccctcttcctctgacttcttcctcttccccttcctcggacggatttctcctatcctctggacacttggactcccccacagactctcgccctggatctcgaactggttcgtctgccgcatcacgcacctatagtttgtctcggcctctctcattttgtttcttccctcctggtttttttgcttcattaaaccttcagaatttactttttaattcccgtgtctgtctgccttcttggggttccgccacacttgactgccagtcctctcgagcgtaacaacATTGACAGTACTTGATACCTTTACAGGACCCCACTATGATGTATCTGGTCTATTGTTTCAGtctaaatccatttttattctaaTATGTGTGGCTGCCAAAATATAGATGTGGTCTAACTTATAGAGGAGACACTTGGCCTGGTTATGATTTATTAATGTCAAACCAAAATATCAACATTTatgatttgttgtttgttgaaaGAGAAATCTGTTATATatctaatttttaaaaagtttttgtGAAGGACGCagtgacattttctgtttgccATAAGGACCATGTACaatttctgtttgtcttcataaaaaagAACTGTGAACATCAGAGGGCAACTATGACTATTGCATTGGGGGGGGCAAgatatgttaaaaatgttattcatactgcttttgttttgtctttttctttgaaagggACATATTTTAGATCTATATACGTAAAATTGGTGTAATTTTGAAATATTACAACTGTTGGACAACTATATGTATATTGAGAATTGAtgataattgcacataaaagccattttgttattacatttaaagaaatttaaagctctgataacgtttgtgatccaccgctagatggcagtaagtCTTCGCTCTGAAATAAAGTAACAGTGACGTCTCAACAATTCGAAGAGATGCAGCTGGACCGAGAAGATAAAACAAGTTTGGAAGATTTGGAAAAGTAACGATtttggggggaaagaaagacgtggctcctgagggtgagaagatctttcatgtgacagtttctgtttatGATCAGAAGGGTGGACAGTTCGCTGAGGACGAGGTCCAATAGCGCCGAACTCAAAGCGCTATTTGGTACCGaccaccaatatagtggcaTCTATGCGATCAAAAGTCTGGGGGCGATCACCGAttagtgagattaaataaaccgatCACGATTCCATCGCCTGAAGGATCAACTAAAGGGAAAAGATCAAGAACAGTTAATAAAAGTTCTGctctaccactagagggcagtgatTATTCACTCTAAAACAAAACtataatgttttacagcttaattTGCTGTATCAAGAAGACGGAACCAGAAGTTTGAAGGAGTTGAACAAGAAACGTCTTCTTGGAGTCAGACAGAGCCACGTCTTTCCGTGGTGAGTTCATCttaatgtgacagtttctgtttttgatcagaagggTGGACAGTTCGCTGAGGACCAGGTCCAATAGCGCCGAACTCAAAGCGCTAT
The Takifugu flavidus isolate HTHZ2018 unplaced genomic scaffold, ASM371156v2 ctg684, whole genome shotgun sequence genome window above contains:
- the LOC130521078 gene encoding coiled-coil domain-containing protein 134-like: MQPDDPFPMDDKIKEAYSHVVENTAFFGDVALRFPRIVHHYFDRNSEWGGLLRWGLHFCNQTGVFTGGAHQHVLTLMSQELGITEKTPDFMNPYRTERDDVLHTAEAFKKILREEEKRRRKEEKRKEIRKALASPAHALNYSAAPSARSESRGQEDRRSCTAVHR